DNA from Prunus persica cultivar Lovell chromosome G6, Prunus_persica_NCBIv2, whole genome shotgun sequence:
ACAGCATAACGTATACAGGCTGCCCACTCAGGTATTGATTCTACTGATTGTGATAGAATGATATTCTGCAACTGGACCAAAATCCAATTCTCCCATGCTACTGAAATACCGTTAACATCAGAATGCAATATTCCAGCCAATGCTTCAGCAGCAACACACTGCTTAGACCTCTCCTTAGCATTTGCAAACTCCTCCAATGAGCTTTTAAGTGCCAATAAAACAGGCATGCCACATTCTTGTATTAGCCGCTTGAAAATTCTCGCAAAGTTTGAGTAAAATGTGTCACTTCCTAATAAAGAGATCCAAGTAGGAGTACGTGGCCATGAAGCggtaaaatcaaaataaaaacggGTAATTGATTTGTCTGCTAGGCTCTGAAAAGAACTCCCATGGTTTCCTCTAGAAGATGTGCTTTCAGTATCAGTAACTATGTGAACATGAGAAAGACTGGTCAAGGTCTCACTGAAAAATCCATCTTCCTGAAATATTTGGGTTAATTCTCCTTCAAGGGATGACTTTCTACTTCCGTGCAAATTCCCAGGCGGGGAAGCCTGTTCTTCAGGTGACAGTTTATAAGGCGATTCTTTTAACAGTGTATTTAAAGCTGATATTGCAAGTATCCTTGTCTGAGGAAGCTGACTTTTTAAATTCTTTAAGAAGTGACCTGAAGCAGCATTATCTCACAATTTTAGAATCTTACTAAAaagttgaatttaaaaaacaagatTAGTGCTAAAAAGTAAAGAGTCAACTTATGAGTTAACAAAACCATGAACCCACCAGcagtttcactcaaaatttttGATGAGGAATTTGGGTCATTCCTAGATGCCATTGCCAACAGGAGTAGAACCCTGTTAGCCATCAGATTGTACCtggaaaaatataaagaaaaagatttaccccataaatttatgaattttagaGTCTATGCAGTTAAACCTTCTAGAGACgtaaatttttcttcaaagcgAAATCAAAGTAACACAAACCCTTGGATATACTTTCTCAGTTTCAGTGTTCAAAGGACACACCAGAAAGTTCGACAACATAGGTGAGACTCAACAACGTTCTTCAGACCTTAAAGAAAATGTCCAAGATATTAGTTATTTACCTCCAATGCAAGCCAATAGAATCAAAACTCATAGAAGTGATCTGAGAAACCAAATCTGAAAAATCTGGTGCATCTGTATGATTCCCTGATGTTGTGAAAATGCTTCTAGATACTCCAGCAAAGTAGATGTTGTATTTGACAAAAAGCTGCTAGcacaaagtttttattttttatgagaaCAAACACTATTTTCGACAACAAACAAATCACAACAATTAGCATTATATCATATTTTACCTCATTGATTGCCTTCTGGGTTTTCAGTGATTCATGATGAGAGCTTCAAGAAGGAGAAAGGCAGATCAAAATTCAATCTATAACTTCAATATTCAGCAATTTTAAACCGAACCCACAACAGATATTGCTACGTGTATAAAAGTAAGTATTACCTTGAAAGAATTCCAAGgatgaatgaagagaatgccTTCGGGTCCTGGAATGACAGAAACATATCAGAAACTCTCATTTTATCATAATCAGTTGTGAGCAGTTTGTGTGGAATGACTACCATTGTCAAATGCTTGAGAACTGTCTGTGTGGCAAGGACAGCACATGAACCTAGCACCACATATTCTGGCGACTTAGGACTCCTTAAGTTCTCAGTTAGACAAAGAACGCACTTTGAAATCATAGATGGCCATCTCTTTATCATCTTTAAAAGAGCTTTCCCAGCAAGCCTGAACatcatgaaaaaaataataatcagaTATGGTAACACAAAATTGCAAACATTGAAAAACATTAAGCATAAAAATCAGTGCCATGAAGAAAAATTGAGCAGGAGGTAATAATTACGTCTGAAATAAGTGATAAACAACATAACAAATGAAGCAACAGATAAAGGAACTTTTATTCTTCACTTGCAAAGAAACCACCCACAAAAGTTGACATAGGTGGCAAAAGAACACACTAGTGGAAGAGACAAAAGGAAACATGGAAAATAAGTTCTATTTTAGAGGAAATTCCTTGCTACTCTACCAGCAAAAACAGGAGACACTTCTATTGCTCATTGATATTTCATTCAAGGAATTGTTCTTCTGCTAAAAGTTAATAACTAGGTCATGCATTGGTGCTACCATAAAAGTCTTCAACCAACTATTTTAGGTTTACAGACCTACTCAGGAACAAGACACTTGAATATCTATCAGAAATCAAGACAAAAAGGCTTATTCAGCAACAAGACATCCAACAAACTGTTAAATCTGTCAGGAAGAGACCTCATTATATGACAGGACAAGAAAAAACTCTGCAAACCTTCTTAAAACATGAGAAGACAAGTAAAAGTGTAGTGGGTTGCACACAGTGTTAACATGTGACCAGATCAATTTCATTCTTTTGGTGAGTTGTTGCTTCTATAATTATGTTGATTCCATGTCAGATACACATACAGACATAGTAGACTGCATTTTCTTAAGAAACTTTATATGCATTACCAAAATTATAACGTGCATTCACATGTGTGCAATTGCGGTCAAACTATTGCTACtgcaattaaattgagtaaacAGTACTTCTGCTAGGGCTTCATTATAAAGTAAGGTCAAGAAGATTAGAGACTCACACACGAACTGTTTCATAGCTATGCAATGTAAGATTTAGAAGATTATCCACCAAAAGATTCACATGGTCTGGTGGACCAAAATTTGCATTAGTACGATATACATGATAGGATGATTGTGATGATCTCCAGGTACTGTGCATGAATGCCTTGTCAATAAGTGCCCACCGCGGCCTGGTACAGAATAACATAATCAGGGTTTGAATTCAAGTATGCATGGTTCATGGGATAAAAAGGAGATccatcaaaaaaatttctttttggatCGTACGATCTAGCAATAGTACTCTTACCTTCTCTTCCCCTTAGACTGAGCTGAAACTATAAAGTTTATTGAAGGCTCTATAATGGCAGCCGATTCTAATTTCCATGCCTGCCTGTGATTTGACCATTCATCATACTCCAAACTTCCTGCATATAAGGTAAAGAACTGATGATGAGACAAAGCACACCCTAAAAGAGGGGGTGGGGATGAGTATTGTCAAGAGTCAGTGTCCATTACCATAGTTTCCTAAGGCATCCATAATACGAATAATGAGTATCAACAGAATGCTGTCATCTGCTTTTTTGTCTAGTATATATCTGCACAATACACAAAGACCAAATAAGATTCAGTAAATCGGATCTGCACAGTTGAAATGGATGATATCTGCAGGAAAACTCATATGTAAACATTACTTGCAGGCTGCATGTATAATCTCAGTAGCTTTTTCCCGCAATTTAGTGCTGCCAACACTTGAACCTGTTGCTCCAGCTATTAGAAAAGAAGCCTGATTTGGATGTTCAACAGTCCCATTCCTAGAGGACGGGGTGAAGTCAGGCAAGCAAGACAAAACACCTTGCAATGAAGAATCTATACGTAGAAGAGTCACTTTCAAGTGCTCTTTCTCATCTCCTGGGTTGAAAATAGCATGCATTGTCAGACAATATAACTTCACTTCCATTCATATAAAAACACACATGCATACAAATGTATGTCCATGTCTACATTCATGGTtgcatatgaatttgattaCTATTATTTGATTCACTGGATCTAGCTCCTGATAACTATATCTCCcttcactactacattttccGAGGATAAGAAGATAACACCATAAAAAATTACCTGGATCAGAATGGACTTTAGTTTCACATATTCTCGAAAGATCATCCAAAGCCAACCAAAAATGAAGGTCCAAAAGTTCATTTGCAAATTCAACTTCTTCAACACTTGGGATATGCCACTTGGGAGCCACCATTGGTTTATCATCTGAATAATCTTTGGTGCTGATCCATTCCTCTAATGCAGCAGCATTTGGATGATGCAAAATGCacctaaaataaataatattatttttcttctttggcaGACAAATTTAAAATGTATGTACTCACACAATTATGTAACTAGCAAGAAAAGTTAACATACTTGTATTGATCAATAGGATAATAAAGAATCAGGCTTCCAAGAAGGGATCGAAGAAGATGATCACCAGCTCCATTGACCTGtcgaaaaaaaatcattcaaaCCATTGAACAATTTCAGTGAGCATTGCATGTAGAGACACATGTATAGGAAGAAACAGTTGATCATGAGAGAACAACAGTCATCAAAGTAACAAGACCTTCCAAGATGGGGACTCAAAAGCAGAAATAATCGCCTCTTTGAAGTGATCCTTGTAGCGCAGAAGTGCAGGACCTCCATAACTTATAGCAACTGATAATACTTTTAATTGATAGTCAATTGCTGTTTCAAGAGCTGGAGAAATTGTTGGTTTGACCTGGAAAGAAAACATTAAGTTCATAATAAAAATCTAGGCATAGACAGAAGCAAATAGTTTAAAACATTCATAAGAGAAACTACCTTTGTTGAAACTGAGGCATCGCACATTCCTCTACCTCCAAATCCTGTAGCTGGTGTTCCTTCTAAAGAAGATATAACAGACAATAAAATTGGCTCAACAAGTTGAGTAACTGCCTCTTCTGGGTTAGAATGAACGCAGGCACAACAAAGCAGTCCAACCTCTGCAATTGCCCCAGGAAGAATATTTGTCTTCACAAACTTGGAGATCTTCTTCAAAGCCTGCCAGTGATTTGAGGAAGAGTTAACAAAATTGTCATGCTGCAAAGTATATAATTTGAGTCTTTGAAGTCAAAAACTCAGAAACCTGATTATAGAGAGGTCGTGAGAGTCTCCCAAACAAGATTTCAAGCATACAATAGTAGTAAGGACCCTCCTCGACCAGAAAAGTTCCTGACGTTGCTGATGAATGTAGGCCTTCATTCCTGCAGCAAGTGTAACCAATTACTCTGACTAAAAATAAGTTGTAAAGGGGAAACTGCAGAGAATGTATATCTTAAATAGTTAATACGAAACTATACAAGTGAAGCAACAGAGAACTGACTGTCATTACTTACGTAACACTGCTTGGTTCCAGGTGTAAGAGTAAGGAAAATAGGCGACATAAGAACTCATCTAACCATTCAGAAAATCGAATCATTGGCATGACTGATAACTCATCAATGTCATCATCCAATGAAGACATCTGCAAATACGAGTAAATTATAAGACTGTACATGCACAACCTACAGACATGTTTGATAGGTGATTGTATACTTACATTGGAAAATATAGAACCAATTAATTGCATTGTTGCCAAGGTTTTCGGAGGATCATTCGCGTCCATACCAAGTAATGCATTGGATAGTGAAACCACCAGAAGATCAATGAACTCATCACCACTACCAGGATCAACTGGTTTTACAGCAGAACTTGATAGGGATGAGAGGAATAATGAACGCCCAACAAATGCTACTGACATCACTGCAATCTGCAACTGGTGGGTGGCAGTCATCTGACTAGACACAAAAGTTGGTAAAGAAGAAGTTAATTCAATGAAAGGAACACCACTTGCAGTAGCGATTTAGCAAACATTTCCTGTTATCCTGTATATTGGATGCACTTATggaaaaaaactgaactttTCTAAGCCTCTGTATCTTTTAGCGGAAAACAGTTCtgctgaaaaaaaaattaagaaaggaaGACACTTCTGATGTTTGTTCGAACGGAAGGTTTTCTTTTAACAAACAGTTGACATTTTGTAAGGCTCTGTCTTTCAGCAGACACAGAAAAGAGTTTTCCTAAAACTTACCAGACagcagaaaaataaatttcaaagaGAACACTTTCCAATAAACTTTTCCAGCAGATATATTCCCTAAAATTTTATTCTCCATCCGAACAAATAGAGCCTAATGTAAACCACATATTGTCCATATTCAGTAGTTctagaataaagaaaaacatggaATATGACTAACCGTCTCTAAGGCCATATGGAAGCGAGATGCAACAAAAGGAAGGACAAGAGAAGGCTCCACATAAGACAAAATTGAAGTTGCGGCAGCAACTGTCTCAGAAAGATGTTCATTCTTGCTATATTGACCACGATCAATTAACTTCAGCACCACATTGACAAAGAAAATCCTTTCTGATCTTCCTAGATACTGGTCAGCCTGAATATTTTTACCTATGTTTCTGTAAAAAGAGTAATTTAGTGGAAAGAGGATAAAATAGGCTCAAGCATACAAAGAACAGATGCCAAATCATGCAAACAGATTCTTACAGTTGTTCATGCTGTAGGCGCTTCTGGAATGAAACTACCAAATAGAGCAGAAAACGTTCTAATGCATAAGTCCAACGACCACCATTAGAAGGATGGTAATatctacaaaaacaaaaaccagtAATGAATCGATAATAGATGTTCAGAACAAGTACCATGCTTTTAAACAATATAacaggaaaataaaataatattaacatTGAGTATTTGAGTATACAAACTGTTCTAAGAGGTTGACCAATTTTTCAAAGTGCTCCTGTGCCGAGCTACCAGGCTTTAGCAAATAGACCTGCAGTTCCAGGTATAAAATATCTCACTCTACTATCAAGGAAGAGTTTATACAGGCACCAGTTAATTTACACTGCAAAATGCAAGCATCGGCATATTAAACTTACAATTGACTTTGCAATGGCCTTTGCTGGGGTAACTGTTTTATTGGAGAACAAGAACCTTGTGTTTCTTGGAACATCCACAGAAAAGGGATATGATCCACTTCCATTTGCCACAGGAACCTTAAATGCATAAAAACATGAAAGTTTTATTATATTTCGGTACAACTTTTTGATATGTTTGCTATCATTACAAGCTAAGTTACAGTATAATTATCAATAGTAGTGTAGCACGCATCAGTCGAGATGTAGTTGTACTTATTTTATGGCATGACTTGAATATCAGGCAAAATACATGTAACCTAACTCTAAGAAAATTCAAGCTTTCTCGAAGGGCTCATTCACTCACCTCAAACATATTTAAGTATCTGGTGAAAAGTGCGGGCAAGTAACACTCCCAATCAATAAAGTTGTAGTTCTTTACAACACGAGCTATAACAGCTGCCCATTGACTGTTCCAAAATTGGCAATTCGGTATCGAGTCCCATAGGTGCAAAAACTCTTTAATCCAACCGCTACAATACCAAGAATACAAGGTGACTTgccacaaaaagaaatataaaaataaataaagtgtGCTAAaaccataaagaaaaaagtgcGAGATAAGTGCTCCTTACTGCGAAAAGAATTCCTGGTTATCCAAGTTTGTGGGAAGAAACAGTCTAACAAACCCAGATCCCTCAAAGGATGAATTATGCCATGGATTTTCCAATAAAGATCTGCACATTTGtttcatcaaaaaaaaaaaaaaaaaaagacaatacAATTACTCATGAGAGAGTGAGCAGAACAACTAAGAGTTCAACTATAATCACCTAGCTTATGGTTTTATTTAAACATGGGTGTGCACGTGTGTGTATCTATCTATTTAAACCAAAGCACAAtacaatttttgtttgtattgaCAATAAGAAAAggtcacccaaaaaaaagctgaaaagaataaatttatacaaatatgACTTGGAGCGTGTGGAACAGTATTTTGCTTGTTTTGACATGGTGAAATATCAACTCAGTGAAACATCACAGAGATGGATGGAGGTGAAAAACCCCAGAAATGAAATTATGTTTCACAGTCCAACTAACTCACTCTAGGGAAAAAGGCCTCAAAGTACTTACCTAAACTCAGACCATATCTCAAAGGCAGAACCTCGTGGGAAGAACTTCCGGCAGGACCGAACAAGAGAAGTAGTAGTCTCAAAATGTCTTTGTCTCAATCTCCAGCCTTCGGGACCTGTATTCCTGCAACATGTATCAACACATGAAGTTCTTCAAATGTGGCCTGTGTGTAAAATGTCATCCCAATTGTAGTTGAGCAGTTGGTTGCACACCACAAAGGTAGCAATCAAGCCAAATATGTCAAGAAAAACGACAAGAACCATacagaaataacaaaattagatTTCAGGTTAAAAGCACTATTTCTAATTCATAGTTTGATTGCACCCAcgagaaaaggccaaaaaattcataacaaGTGATGACCATATGTAGAAACATTTATTGTGTTTGGAAAAAGACGGTCATCTCTTGAATATTTCCTACGTACCAAGGTTGCACCCCTTTCGAGCCTTTAACAGATTTTACTTATAAATTAAGATGAAGTaatgaattaataaaactATGAAGGAAATGGAAATATACTTGAAGGTGGATATATAAGACTCACCTAGTGAAATGTGTATGGATCAAAGTATCATA
Protein-coding regions in this window:
- the LOC18772801 gene encoding proteasome activator subunit 4; the encoded protein is MHLYNAWLPPPVAEESKKEKESFSWVVSSVKGSYKPDDPESVYSTLKWVSVIDLFVKAKSDVSLEDVTALVEFGLELFHVSQNKLYAQVRWGNILVKLLNKHRKKLSLKVKWRPLYDTLIHTHFTRNTGPEGWRLRQRHFETTTSLVRSCRKFFPRGSAFEIWSEFRSLLENPWHNSSFEGSGFVRLFLPTNLDNQEFFSHGWIKEFLHLWDSIPNCQFWNSQWAAVIARVVKNYNFIDWECYLPALFTRYLNMFEVPVANGSGSYPFSVDVPRNTRFLFSNKTVTPAKAIAKSIVYLLKPGSSAQEHFEKLVNLLEQYYHPSNGGRWTYALERFLLYLVVSFQKRLQHEQLNIGKNIQADQYLGRSERIFFVNVVLKLIDRGQYSKNEHLSETVAAATSILSYVEPSLVLPFVASRFHMALETMTATHQLQIAVMSVAFVGRSLFLSSLSSSAVKPVDPGSGDEFIDLLVVSLSNALLGMDANDPPKTLATMQLIGSIFSNMSSLDDDIDELSVMPMIRFSEWLDEFLCRLFSLLLHLEPSSVTNEGLHSSATSGTFLVEEGPYYYCMLEILFGRLSRPLYNQALKKISKFVKTNILPGAIAEVGLLCCACVHSNPEEAVTQLVEPILLSVISSLEGTPATGFGGRGMCDASVSTKVKPTISPALETAIDYQLKVLSVAISYGGPALLRYKDHFKEAIISAFESPSWKVNGAGDHLLRSLLGSLILYYPIDQYKCILHHPNAAALEEWISTKDYSDDKPMVAPKWHIPSVEEVEFANELLDLHFWLALDDLSRICETKVHSDPGDEKEHLKVTLLRIDSSLQGVLSCLPDFTPSSRNGTVEHPNQASFLIAGATGSSVGSTKLREKATEIIHAACKYILDKKADDSILLILIIRIMDALGNYGSLEYDEWSNHRQAWKLESAAIIEPSINFIVSAQSKGKRRPRWALIDKAFMHSTWRSSQSSYHVYRTNANFGPPDHVNLLVDNLLNLTLHSYETVRVLAGKALLKMIKRWPSMISKCVLCLTENLRSPKSPEYVVLGSCAVLATQTVLKHLTMDPKAFSSFILGILSSSHHESLKTQKAINELFVKYNIYFAGVSRSIFTTSGNHTDAPDFSDLVSQITSMSFDSIGLHWRYNLMANRVLLLLAMASRNDPNSSSKILSETAGHFLKNLKSQLPQTRILAISALNTLLKESPYKLSPEEQASPPGNLHGSRKSSLEGELTQIFQEDGFFSETLTSLSHVHIVTDTESTSSRGNHGSSFQSLADKSITRFYFDFTASWPRTPTWISLLGSDTFYSNFARIFKRLIQECGMPVLLALKSSLEEFANAKERSKQCVAAEALAGILHSDVNGISVAWENWILVQLQNIILSQSVESIPEWAACIRYAVTGKGKHGTRVPLLRQPVLDCLATPLPRTVTTTVVAKRYAFLSAALIELSPQRMPLTEVQLHYRLLEELLGNMCHSSAQVREAIGVTLSVLCSNIQLYESFDHEHSHAEERRDVAKKFDGRSWVQFLKERASEVLINIQNTTQSDSLETPATISPENGHLNGDSQDDVKWMETLFHFIISSLKSGRASYLLDVIVGLLYPVISLQETSNKDLSTLAKASFELLKWRVFWGPHLQEAVSVILSSANDSNWRIRSATLTYLRTFMYRHTYILSSTEKQQIWRTVEKLLVDNQVEVREHAAAVLAGLMKGGDEDLAKDFRDKAYTEAAILQRKRKRRSLSSSQSIASIHGAVLALVASVLSAPYDMPSWLPEHVTLLARFGGEPSPVKSTVTKAVAEFRRTHADTWNIQKDSFTEEQLEVLADTSSSSSYFA